ATATTTTTTTACTATTTTTTCTATACTACGGGCTGAAATTCTATTTCCAAAGATATTAAGAAATAAAGCTTTTTCTTTATTATTTTTAATTAATTTTTTGCGTTGTTGTAAATAATTCATTAATGCCTGTTTTGCCTTATCCCCCATGAACACTAAACGCTCTTTTCTGCCTTTACCATAAACCAAAATAGTACCATCAATCAAATTTACATGTTCTAAATTAATATTTACTAATTCACTAACACGTACACCTGTAGCATAAAGCAATTCAAGAATAGCCTTATCACGAACAGCCAAAGGATTATCTAAATTTTTTACTTTCAAAATATTAAATATTTCATCTACCGTTAAAAATTGAGGCAATTCTTTTGGTATCTTTGGATTAAAAATTGCGTAAGCAGGATGATGATTTATGTAGCCTTTTTTTAAAAGAAATTTAAAAAAAGAACGAATACAAGATAATTTTCTATGAACAGTGCGACGACTAAGTTTAGACATCTTCTCCACAAGATATTTTCTGATACATTCAGAGGTAATATTTTTTATTTCTTTAATACCTTCTTTTTCTAAAAAATTTTTAAAATCTTCCAAATCTATTTTATAAGCTTTTAAAGTATGAAGGGAAAAATTTTTTTCAATCTCAAGATAATGTAAAAATTGTTTTATAAGTTCTTTCACAAAGATTTAAATACCACAAAAACCCTCAAAATCAAGAGGTTAAACGATTAAGTCTCTGCCAAACATATTTTACTTGTTCGTAAAGATAAATTAAATCACTTTTGTTCTCTATTACCCAATCTGCTTTTTCCTTTTTTTCTTCAGCAGATAAATGAAGACTTAATAATCCTTTTGCCTCATCTTCTGAAATTCCCTTATTTATTAACCTTTTAATACATATATCTTCATCAGCATCAACAACAATTGTAAAATCAAATTCTCTTTCCCAACCAACTTCAAACAAAAGAGGTATCTCAACAATTATTATTTTTCCTTTTTTCTCAAGTTCTTGAATTCTTTTTTTAATCCTTTCATAAATCTTTGGATGCAAAATATTTTCAAGAATTTTTCTATCTTTTGGAGAAAAAATAAGTTTATGTCTTAAAAAATCTTTATTTAATGTATTATTTTTATTAAGACACTTTTTACCAAAATAATTTAATATTTCATGGTATGCTGTTTCAGAAGGAGAAAAAAGGGAATGACAAATAATATCTGCATCAATTATTTCTGCACCAAGTGATTTAAACATTTTTGTTACAGTGCTTTTACCACTAGCAGGAAGACCAGTAATAGCAATTTTAAGCATAAGATAACCCTTTTAAAGAATTTATAAATTCCTGCATATCATGAGGTAAAGTTGCTTCAAACTTCATTTTTTTATTTATAACAGGATGTAAAAATTCAATGCTTGATGCATGAAGCATAAGTCTTGGCACTTTTCTAAAAATATTGCGAATTGATTCAAACTTAATTTGATTCAATTTAGATTTACGGAAATAAAGAGAATCACCTAAAATAGGGTGACCGATTGCACAAAGATGAACACGGATTTGATGAGTGCGACCTGTCTTTGGTTCACATAAAAGTAATGCAGAATATGGAAAAACTTCTTTTAATTCCCAATAAGTAAGGGCAAAGCGAGGTTTTTTTGTATGAATAGAAATCTTTTTCCGATCCTTTGGATGGCGACCAATAGATAAATTTATTTCTCCTCTTTTTCTTTGCGGTACACCAAATACTAGAGCTAAATACTTTTTTTTAATCATTCTTTCTTTAAATTGCCAACTTAAATGCTGATGAACATTATTATTTTTTGCCACTATCAATACACCTGATGTTTCTTTATCTAACCTATGAACAATACCTGGTCTTTTTTCACTGCCAACCCCCATAAGTGAAGGACAATGGTAAAGGAGACCATGTACTAATGTACCATGATAATGTCCAGGAGCGGGATGAACCACCAATCCAGATGGTTTATTAATAACAATCAAATATTCATCCTCATAAAGGATTTCAAGTGGCACAGGCT
The window above is part of the Candidatus Desulfofervidus auxilii genome. Proteins encoded here:
- the xerC gene encoding tyrosine recombinase XerC, whose protein sequence is MKELIKQFLHYLEIEKNFSLHTLKAYKIDLEDFKNFLEKEGIKEIKNITSECIRKYLVEKMSKLSRRTVHRKLSCIRSFFKFLLKKGYINHHPAYAIFNPKIPKELPQFLTVDEIFNILKVKNLDNPLAVRDKAILELLYATGVRVSELVNINLEHVNLIDGTILVYGKGRKERLVFMGDKAKQALMNYLQQRKKLIKNNKEKALFLNIFGNRISARSIEKIVKKYAAIAGMFKNVYPHVFRHSFATHLLDQGADLRVVQELLGHKSLAATQRYTHITLDKLMEIYDKTHPRS
- the coaE gene encoding dephospho-CoA kinase (Dephospho-CoA kinase (CoaE) performs the final step in coenzyme A biosynthesis.), yielding MLKIAITGLPASGKSTVTKMFKSLGAEIIDADIICHSLFSPSETAYHEILNYFGKKCLNKNNTLNKDFLRHKLIFSPKDRKILENILHPKIYERIKKRIQELEKKGKIIIVEIPLLFEVGWEREFDFTIVVDADEDICIKRLINKGISEDEAKGLLSLHLSAEEKKEKADWVIENKSDLIYLYEQVKYVWQRLNRLTS
- a CDS encoding RluA family pseudouridine synthase, translating into MKVYKCDAESGGKRLDIFLTQLTGLTRSQVQKAIEQGKVKVNDKFITKASYKIKEGEIITFSPPDIEVPKLKPEPVPLEILYEDEYLIVINKPSGLVVHPAPGHYHGTLVHGLLYHCPSLMGVGSEKRPGIVHRLDKETSGVLIVAKNNNVHQHLSWQFKERMIKKKYLALVFGVPQRKRGEINLSIGRHPKDRKKISIHTKKPRFALTYWELKEVFPYSALLLCEPKTGRTHQIRVHLCAIGHPILGDSLYFRKSKLNQIKFESIRNIFRKVPRLMLHASSIEFLHPVINKKMKFEATLPHDMQEFINSLKGLSYA